In Amaranthus tricolor cultivar Red isolate AtriRed21 chromosome 3, ASM2621246v1, whole genome shotgun sequence, a single window of DNA contains:
- the LOC130808293 gene encoding uncharacterized protein LOC130808293 codes for MISEALRIFDLIARSNSVTAQMFWLRKLSFKSVADVILVGRRMRSLIEMDKGSKGWWEFPRWSRVYEQGTDEYIEKAFAIRSQGNQISCPCSNCHHRYWYGRNDVRDHIICSGFVPRNDETFHLGGMSPEREVEDPQHDEPSNINDRIQELLSDALREGPNEEAKKFFRLIEEGEQELYPGCKKMSRLAFTIRLYIYKCDEEGEQELYPGCKKMSRLAFTIRLYIYKCDHKLSDVATAGLLNFFKEVLPDDAILPTSMHKAKKVLKLLGLDYKRIDACPNDCMLYWAKHANATSCHVCGTSRIPSKVLRYFPIKKKLQRLYMCAETASFMTWHKTAGEKDGLLQHPANGQAWINFDKIYESFSKEPRNVRLALATDGFNPFNTMSIVHSTWPVILINYNLPPWLATKSEFLMLSLLIPGPLSPENAIDVYLQPLIKDLINLWEFGLETYDASTNSRFDMQVALVGTISDYPG; via the exons ATGATTAGTGAAGCTTTGAG GATTTTTGATTTGATTGCGCGG TCTAACTCAGTTACTGCTCAAATGTTCTGGCTAAGAAAATTGAGTTTTAAATCTGTTGCTGACGTTATCCTTGTTg GAAGACGAATGCGTAGTCTTATA GAGATGGATAAGGGAAGTAAGGGTTGGTGGGAATTTCCTAGATGGAGTCGTGTATATGAACAAGGAACGGATGAATACATTGAGAAAGCCTTTGCTATAAGGTCCCAAGGGAACCAGATTAGTTGCCCATGTTCTAATTGCCATCATCGATATTGGTATGGTAGAAATGACGTAAGAGATCATATTATTTGCAGTGGCTTTGTGCCAAGAAACGATGAAACCTTTCATCTAGGAGGGATGAGCCCTGAAAGAGAAGTTGAGGATCCTCAACACGATGAACCATCGAACATTAATGATCGTATACAAGAGTTGTTGAGTGATGCTTTGAGAGAAGGGCCAAATGAAGAGGCGAAGAAGTTTTTTCGCCTGATAGAGGAAGGCGAACAAGAGTTGTATCCGGGTTGCAAAAAAATGTCTAGACTTGCCTTCACAATTCGCCTCTACATTTACAAGTGTGACGAGGAAGGCGAACAAGAGTTGTATCCGGGTTGCAAAAAAATGTCTAGACTTGCCTTCACAATTCGCCTCTACATTTACAAGTGTGACCATAAGTTGTCAGATGTTGCAACTGCTGGTTTACTAAATTTCTTCAAGGAAGTTCTCCCCGATGATGCAATATTGCCCACATCTATGCACAAAGCGAAGAAAGTTTTAAAGTTGTTGGGGTTGGACTACAAAAGGATAGACGCTTGCCCTAATGATTGCATGTTATATTGGGCGAAGCATGCAAACGCAACCAGTTGTCATGTCTGTGGAACTTCAAG AATTCCATCTAAAGTTCTAAGGTACTTCCCAATCAAGAAGAAGTTGCAAAGGTTGTACATGTGTGCCGAAACAGCAAGTTTTATGACATGGCATAAAACTGCAGGAGAGAAGGATGGGCTTTTGCAACATCCAGCCAATGGTCAAGCTTGGATCAACTTTGACAAAATATATGAAAGCTTCTCCAAGGAACCCCGTAATGTGAGACTTGCATTAGCCACTgatggttttaatccttttaacacaATGAGCATTGTGCACAGTACTTGGCCAGTCATTTTGATCAATTACAACTTGCCTCCATGGTTGGCAACAAAGTCCGagtttttaatgctttcattACTTATACCTGGACCTTTGTCTCCTGAAAATGCCATTGATGTCTATTTACAACCACTTATCAAAGACCTCATCAATTTGTGGGAGTTTGGCCTAGAAACATATGATGCTTCAACCAATTCAAGGTTTGACATGCAAGTAGCTTTGGTGGGTACCATTAGTGATTATCCGGGTTAG
- the LOC130808292 gene encoding ABC transporter G family member 9 — MTENAVVHVNGEDITQMIDMEAQQDDSNHPRRLHKMAKTPVTLKFKDVVYKVRYVAQKNAMLRKTHSSSVRERVILNKVSGVVKPGEMLAMLGPSGSGKTTLLTALGGRLAGILQGTINYNAKPFSNKMKRNTGFVTQDDVLHPHLTVTETLVYTALLRLPNTFSKEQKIGVAEEVIVQMGLNRCKNNIIGGPLLRGVSGGERKRVSIGQEMLIDPSLLFLDEPTSGLDSTTAQRIVSTLWDLAQDGRTVVMTIHQPSSRLFYMFHKVLLLSDGNALYYGKGSHVIEYFESVGFVPNALMNPADFLLDLANGVSPDESEDQVTVKEKLMMAYKNNIANKVTVELEEEEIEVEESNEHTNIGEWPTTWWQQFLILLKRSLKERKHESFDFLKIAQILIVAFLVGLLWWQSTISHLQDQIGLLYFSTGFWGFYPLFEAIFAFPPERMVVAKERSSGMYRLSSYFVARMVSDLPMELILPIVYVIMTYFMGGLKRNAASFFYYLFTLLLSISVSQGLGLALGAVVMDLKAATTLGSVLMLTFLLAGGFYVQNIPSFIRWIKYISIMNYNFKLLLGSQYKTGEVYPCDGGKVCFIEDFPAVKSVGLTGQLVSAIVLVVMFVVYRLIAYFALMRIGGTPKIKTT, encoded by the exons atgacTGAAAACGCTGTCGTTCATGTCAATGGGGAAGACATTACGCAAATGATAGACATGGAGGCTCAACAAGACGATTCCAATCATCCTAGACGACTTCACAAGATGGCTAAAACCCCCGTCACTTTGAAG TTCAAAGATGTGGTGTACAAAGTTAGATATGTGGCCCAGAAAAATGCAATGCTAAGAAAGACACATTCATCATCAGTACGAGAACGAGTGATATTAAACAAAGTTTCAGGTGTAGTCAAGCCAGGTGAAATGCTAGCAATGCTCGGCCCTTCAGGCAGTGGTAAAACCACCCTTTTAACAGCCTTAGGCGGTCGATTAGCCGGAATCCTCCAAGGAACCATCAACTACAACGCCAAACCTTTCTCCAATAAAATGAAACGAAACACGGGTTTTGTTACTCAAGATGATGttcttcatcctcatttaaCTGTCACAGAAACTCTTGTATACACTGCCCTTTTAAGACTACCAAACACATTTAGTAAAGAACAAAAGATAGGTGTCGCAGAAGAAGTTATAGTCCAAATGGGTTTGAATAGGTGCAAGAATAACATCATTGGGGGCCCCCTTTTGAGAGGGGTATCTGGTGGGGAAAGGAAAAGGGTTAGTATTGGGCAGGAAATGTTGATTGACCCAAGTTTATTGTTCCTTGATGAGCCCACTTCAGGGTTGGATTCAACTACTGCCCAAAGAATTGTGTCCACTTTATGGGATTTGGCCCAAGATGGAAGGACTGTTGTGATGACTATACACCAGCCTTCTAGTAGGCTATTCTATATGTTTCATAAGGTTTTGTTGTTATCTGATGGTAATGCTTTGTATTATGGGAAAGGATCACATGTTATTGAATACTTTGAGAGTGTTGGATTTGTCCCTAATGCTCTTATGAATCCGGCTGATTTTCTCCTCGACCTTGCTAATG GAGTTTCCCCAGATGAGTCAGAAGACCAAGTGACAGTCAAAGAGAAATTAATGATGGCTTACAAGAATAACATAGCAAACAAAGTAACGGTGGAATTGGAGGAAGAAGAGATTGAGGTTGAAGAAAGTAATGAGCATACAAACATAGGGGAATGGCCAACCACTTGGTGGCAACAGTTTCTTATTCTTCTTAAAAGAAGTCTAAAAGAGAGAAAGCATGAATCCTTtgactttctaaaaatagcacaAATTTTGATAGTAGCTTTCCTAGTTGGGCTATTATGGTGGCAATCCACCATCTCTCACTTGCAAGACCAG ATTGGACTACTATATTTCTCAACAGGATTTTGGGGTTTCTACCCATTATTTGAAGCAATCTTCGCATTCCCACCAGAACGTATGGTAGTAGCAAAAGAAAGATCATCAGGAATGTACAGATTATCCTCTTATTTTGTAGCAAGAATGGTGAGTGATCTTCCAATGGAGCTAATCCTACCAATTGTGTATGTGATCATGACTTATTTCATGGGTGGCCTTAAACGCAACGCCGCAAGTTTCTTCTACTACTTATTCACCCTTCTGTTGAGCATCAGCGTGTCACAGGGTCTAGGCCTCGCGTTAGGGGCAGTCGTCATGGACTTGAAGGCCGCGACTACCTTAGGATCAGTGCTCATGCTCACATTCCTCTTAGCAGGAGGGTTTTATGTTCAAAATATTCCTAGTTTTATAAGGTGGATTAAGTACATTTCAATTATGAATTATAATTTCAAGCTGCTTTTAGGGTCACAATACAAGACAGGGGAAGTATACCCTTGTGATGGAGGGAAGGTGTGCTTTATTGAGGATTTTCCTGCTGTGAAATCGGTAGGACTTACAGGTCAACTTGTTTCTGCTATTGTTTTGGTAGTTATGTTTGTTGTTTATAGGCTTATTGCTTATTTTGCACTTATGCGTATTGGTGGAACGCCTAAGATTAAGACTACTTAG